The following proteins are encoded in a genomic region of bacterium:
- a CDS encoding DUF4446 family protein translates to MSASNTVYLLLGVLALWSILLTVLLVRLMAHYQRLTKGLAQKDLISAINSFIAKTGQNHEDIESVKKELETEKKKGELHLQRLGFKRFNPFTDTGGNQSFILSLLDENGTGVVISSLHSRENTRIYAKKIEDSRCSDQVLSKEEETVI, encoded by the coding sequence ATGTCAGCTTCAAACACAGTCTATCTACTCTTGGGAGTCCTCGCGCTTTGGTCGATCCTTCTCACCGTCCTCCTCGTCCGATTGATGGCCCACTACCAGCGCTTGACCAAAGGGTTAGCCCAGAAAGACCTGATTAGTGCCATCAACAGCTTTATTGCCAAAACCGGCCAAAACCACGAAGACATCGAAAGCGTCAAAAAAGAACTTGAGACAGAAAAGAAAAAAGGAGAACTCCATCTTCAGCGTCTTGGCTTCAAACGTTTCAATCCCTTTACTGATACCGGAGGGAATCAAAGTTTTATTCTTAGTTTGCTAGATGAAAATGGTACCGGTGTTGTGATAAGCTCATTGCATAGTCGGGAAAACACTAGGATCTACGCCAAAAAGATCGAAGACAGTCGTTGTTCCGACCAAGTATTAAGCAAAGAAGAAGAGACGGTCATCAA